The Jeotgalibacillus haloalkalitolerans region AAGTTTCAAAAAAAATAACCAGTTTTTTATCACTGGTTACTTTTTAAGCTTTTTCTTCATATTGAATTGGGTCCGATAGCTTCTTACTCGATTTCAACTCTCCGCCTGACCGGATTTTCTCCATCTGCTTCCCAAGCATCACGAGCTCTTCCATCGTGCTCGCCATACTCCCATTTACCGGCTCAAGCTCTTTAAAATACTCTCTGCCTGGCATAAAAAATCCCCTCCGAATTTTTTTCTATTGTGCCATTGTGAGAAAATTCAGTCAAATCAAGAAAGGCGGAAGGCGCTCGTTCAGCTCCGACAGACATAAGACGCGGAGCGGAAAACGGGTGGTCTTTCCCGTTTACCGATGCGTGGCTTATGATCCGAGGAGCTAGCGCCTGGAGCTGGACAATAAAGAAAAGCGGAAGCAGGCGTTCAGGTCCGACAAGCATAAGACGCAATGAGAGAAATGGGTGCCCTTCCCCATTTTCTCATTGTGGCTTATGACTCGAGGACCTGCCTGCTGGAGCTGGACACCATAGAAAAGCGGAGACGGGCGTACACGTTGGACTGAGGCGCCGGTGTGTGCGAATAATCAAAAAGGTGAGCGAAAAAAACTGATTGGTGAAAGATAAAACTTAAAAGCTGGCTTATAACCCCGACGGTCATAGAGCAAACATTAAATAAAACAATTGCTGGAAGTATTATTCATAAAGGTGATAGATAAAATCCAAAAGCTGAGCGAATAACCCCCCGGTTACTCAATCTGCCTGCCTACTCGCTCCACTTCAACACCCCCAGCCTCCGCTACTAACCCAAACAAAAAAGAAGAGGCCGATTACTCCTCTTCTTCAAACTGCTCAGTACCGGGTTCCCGGTGCTTTTTCAATTGTTCATTTGTACGCATCTTTTCCATCTGACGGCCAAGCTGATCCATTTCTTCAAGGTCACTTGCCATGGAACTGTTATCAGGCATTTCATGTTTGTCGTGTTCATGTTTCTTCGTCATGTCTTTTCACCTCTGCTGTGAATATACCCTTCATTCACAGCAGAAAAACGTTATCTGTTTAATAGTGAGCCGACATAACGCAGCAAATCATTGGCACTGACGGAGTTATATCCGTATTCATCAATCAGCCTTGCGATGACTTCATTCATTTTCTTCAGCTGGAGTTCATCAGGTGTTTTTGAAGAAGTCGTGATTTTAACAACATCCTTTAAATCAGAGAACAGCTTTTTCTGAATCGCTTCTTTCAGCCTGCTGTGGGATTGATAGTCAAACCGCCTCCCTTTTCTTGCAAATGCTGAAATCCTGATCAGAATTTCTTCTCTGAATGCTTTTTTCGCATTCTCAGAAACGCCGATCTGCTCTTCAATTGAGCGCATCAGCCTTTCATCAGGATGCATCTCCTCACCGGTTAAAGGATCCTTCAACTTGGATTTATGACAATAGGACTCTACATTGTCGAGATAATTATCCATCAGCGTTTTTGCGGACTCTTCATAGGAGTAGACGAATGCTTTTTGTACTTCTTTTTTAGCCAGCTCATCAAACTCTTTCCTTGCAAGGGATATACATGTTAAGTAATATTCCCTGCTCTCTTTAGAAATGGAAGCATGCTGATCAAATCCTTCTTTCAAGGATCTCAGAACATCAAGCGCATTGATTGAAGACAGTTCCTTTTTGATGATCGTTGAAGAAATCCGGTTCAGGACATAACGCGGATCAATTCCTTCCATTCCTTCTCCTGAATGCTCTCTTTTCAGCTCTTCAACATCCGATTCGCCAAACCCTTCAACGGATTCGCCATCATACATTTTCATTTTATTAATCAGATTAATGTCTTTCCGCTTTGGCTCCTTCAGACGGGTTAAAACAGTAAATACAGCTGCAGTACGCAATGTATGCGGTGCAATATGAACATCAGCCACATCACTTTGTGAGATCAGCTTCTCATAGATTTTTTCCTCTTCAGATACACGCAGATTATACGGCATTGGCATTACAATCATTCTGGAGTGCAATGCCTCATTTTTCTTATTTGAAATAAATGAGCGGTATTCTGTTTCATTGGTATGGGCGACAATCATTTCATCAGCTGAAATCAGCGCAAACCGTCCTGCTTTAAAGTTCCCTTCCTGAGTCAGGGAGAGAAGATGCCACAGGAACTTTTCATCGCACTTCAGCATTTCCTGAAATTCCATCAGGCCTCTGTTTGCTTTATTCAATTCCCCGTCAAAACGGTATGCTCTCGGATCTGATTCAGATCCATATTCAGCAATGGTTGAAAAGTCGAGACTGCCCGTTAGATCAGCGATATCCTGAGACTTTGGATCAGATGGACTGAATGTACCAATACCGGTCCGTTTATCTTCAGAGAAAAATACGCGTTCAATCGGGACATCCTCTATTCTGTTCCCAAATTCCTTTTCAAGTCTCATCATATTCAGTGGTGATAGATGCCCTTCAATCCTGACACCATACTCTTTGAAAAAATCTTCTCTCAGCGCTTCAGGAATGAGATGCAGCGGATCTTCATGCATTGGACATCCCTTGATCGCATAAACAGCTCCGCGATCGGTTCTTGTATATTGTTCAAGTCCTCTTTTTAAAAGTGTAACGAGCGTTGACTTCCCTCCACTTACCGGTCCCATCAGCAAAAGGATTCTCTTTTTAACATCGAGCCTTCTTGCAGCCGGATGAAAATATTCCTCCACCAGCCGCTCCAATGCCTCTTCCAGTCCAAATAAATGACGATTAAAAAACCGGTAGCTCTTTCTGCCATTGATTGTTTCAGTTCCTGCGTCTTTAATCATATTATAAATTCTTGAATGGGCTGATTGTGCAATCCAGGGCTTATCTTTTAACATCGTCAAATAATCAGAGAAGGTCCCTTCCCATTTAAGCATCGATTCTTCGAGCTGATAGTCTGCCACCCGTTTTAACATATCCATCTGATTCTCCCCCTCTTCTCCTTCATATAAAACGGTATGCAGCACAACCGGTATTCATGAGCACAGCCTGAAATGAAATCTGCTAATTCACATGACAGTCATTTCTTTCTCAGACGGATTCATGTATACTTAAATGTATATGAAATTGATTTATACTTTTATCCGGGAGGTATTTTAAATGGGTACAGCACTGATTTTAGGTATTTGTGTAGCATTCCTTGCAGCGATCTTCACAGCTGGTTATAACGATAAGCCGGGCAAAACAAAAAATAACTAAAAAAAGCTGCCTATGCAGCTTTTTTTAGTTATTTCTTCG contains the following coding sequences:
- a CDS encoding multidrug ABC transporter ATPase, whose amino-acid sequence is MPGREYFKELEPVNGSMASTMEELVMLGKQMEKIRSGGELKSSKKLSDPIQYEEKA
- a CDS encoding PrkA family serine protein kinase, which translates into the protein MDMLKRVADYQLEESMLKWEGTFSDYLTMLKDKPWIAQSAHSRIYNMIKDAGTETINGRKSYRFFNRHLFGLEEALERLVEEYFHPAARRLDVKKRILLLMGPVSGGKSTLVTLLKRGLEQYTRTDRGAVYAIKGCPMHEDPLHLIPEALREDFFKEYGVRIEGHLSPLNMMRLEKEFGNRIEDVPIERVFFSEDKRTGIGTFSPSDPKSQDIADLTGSLDFSTIAEYGSESDPRAYRFDGELNKANRGLMEFQEMLKCDEKFLWHLLSLTQEGNFKAGRFALISADEMIVAHTNETEYRSFISNKKNEALHSRMIVMPMPYNLRVSEEEKIYEKLISQSDVADVHIAPHTLRTAAVFTVLTRLKEPKRKDINLINKMKMYDGESVEGFGESDVEELKREHSGEGMEGIDPRYVLNRISSTIIKKELSSINALDVLRSLKEGFDQHASISKESREYYLTCISLARKEFDELAKKEVQKAFVYSYEESAKTLMDNYLDNVESYCHKSKLKDPLTGEEMHPDERLMRSIEEQIGVSENAKKAFREEILIRISAFARKGRRFDYQSHSRLKEAIQKKLFSDLKDVVKITTSSKTPDELQLKKMNEVIARLIDEYGYNSVSANDLLRYVGSLLNR